One segment of Alnus glutinosa chromosome 2, dhAlnGlut1.1, whole genome shotgun sequence DNA contains the following:
- the LOC133859279 gene encoding uncharacterized protein LOC133859279, whose amino-acid sequence MVIDLFSESSSMGTSPRISFSHDFCQSDIVPVEHHPLRSNSSGLSNSSIDFDFCVRDREGFDQESSSADELFSDGKILPTQIKKKVITTAKQMDHQCGSSHHPPLPLPLPRTTSGKSSKQESSKENSKSFWRFTRSSSCGSGYGRSLCPLPPLLSRSNSTGSAVNSRQSSQKHASMKASQSSASTGYPKPPLKKGTHGSYGNGVRISPVLNVPSANLFGLGSIFSSSGKDKNKKK is encoded by the coding sequence ATGGTTATTGATCTCTTCTCGGAAAGTTCGAGTATGGGTACGAGTCCTAGAATTTCATTTTCTCATGATTTCTGCCAATCCGATATCGTCCCTGTTGAACACCATCCTCTCCGGTCAAACTCCTCCGGTTTGAGTAATTCGAGCATCGATTTCGACTTCTGTGTTCGTGATCGTGAGGGCTTCGATCAAGAATCTTCGTCTGCGGACGAGCTTTTCTCCGATGGGAAAATTCTTCCTACCCAAATCAAGAAAAAGGTGATCACTACCGCAAAGCAAATGGATCATCAATGTGGCAGCTCTCATCATCCACCATTGCCACTGCCACTGCCACGTACTACTAGCGGCAAAAGTTCAAAGCAAGAGAGCTCCAAAGAAAATTCCAAGTCTTTTTGGCGGTTCACGCGGAGCAGTAGCTGTGGGAGTGGATATGGGAGGAGCTTATGCCCTTTGCCACCGCTTTTGTCGCGGAGCAATTCAACTGGGTCGGCAGTTAATTCTAGGCAGAGTTCTCAAAAGCATGCATCAATGAAAGCATCACAATCTTCGGCATCCACGGGTTATCCAAAGCCTCCATTGAAGAAGGGTACTCATGGATCGTATGGGAATGGTGTTCGGATTAGTCCTGTATTGAATGTTCCTTCAGCGAATTTATTTGGGTTAGGCTCAATCTTCTCATCCAGTGGCAAAgataagaacaagaagaagtGA
- the LOC133861450 gene encoding uncharacterized protein At2g34160-like, translating to MEEITEGVNAINLGGDSHKKNRIQVSNTKKPLFFYVNLAKRYMQQHNEVELSALGMAIATVVIISEILKNNGLAIEKKIMTSTVDMKDDSRGRPIQKAKIEILLGKTESFDELMAAAAEKREAGDGEEQS from the exons ATGGAAGAGATCACGGAAGGAGTGAATGCCATCAACCTGGGCGGAGACTCCCACAAGAAGAACCGAATACAAGTCTCCAACACCAAGAAACCCCTGTTCTTCTACGTCAATCTCGCCAAG AGGTATATGCAACAGCATAACGAGGTTGAGCTGTCTGCTCTTGGAATGG CTATTGCCACGGTGGTTATTATAtcagaaattttgaaaaataatggaTTGGCTATTGAGAAGA AGATCATGACCTCAACTGTCGATATGAAGGATGACTCTAGGGGAAGGCCCATCCAAAAAGCAAAG ATCGAAATATTGCTGGGGAAGACTGAAAGCTTTGATGAATTGATGGCAGCTGCTGCAGAGAAAAGAGAGGCTGGAGATGGTGAAGAGCAAAGTTGA
- the LOC133859281 gene encoding uncharacterized protein LOC133859281 — protein MNENTEKASSCLAINTEKRAHRPGGCAGIFFQLFDWNRKFAKKKLFSKKLPPLIRAKQASKKFRGDGKMPISKLHLIADENSGGFPNVKKNGNRRADLDKKHEMRAPGLVARLMGLESMPAVHRDKPKKPTFSGNYDNGDDKFVGTHGGFDKGELNLEKGGTKQESRPQKLQKTGPSDRRAVSRFGAEAFHIKSVLSRSRKQHHNLPKFVSPVKSPRISSGRNVSRSSRLIGAATRILEPGLQATSRAKSALTYSSSMHYCPNDEIVMEETGCISPDMLKESCYNVCSTKPLMGQTSCKNCGNLVDFRPDAEEQPSALFASNFVNASSQDSGWSKPRPPASSHEQERDALFQRSKDNDVSLVAQEEDNIRIRNEPITEGHEQSHLSSQTRKPQKDESSSIACKHRKQPQDHILLGRDRIPPRSKLNNLQSRRVPSAGNATSGNKDFVALNRSLSGRIRPRMPTKVDSSKFDMERKDCNGRDDSLPQLRTAVRKRRTINGSGQAENTGLASSTFAKQRNGRSDTSTGKGMGLHAHSMNRNCVKSRLANQGDGKRADGNKETDVISFTFNSPIRHKTGIPTEMEESRRDEDGKMSFQKPLSLRRDALGSLLEQKLKELTCQEDDELTTGAPAKRSTAKILQELISALTGEQHFSEDGNMFNKEIAFKTKAEIERIAASAREGHHHLSPGSVLEASFSSSSLDESPVPGHRLCPDSMDYSCDRLQPLGSNADLLDSATSLDNGRTVSEVVIDFVRNVSKMLDIINLTGTRLSGSKLTHAKEVILNAELLFGTTTSYYLDGMNGFLVSPCLLDDLESFAHAAWTNSKDFVGLEDSIEGNQLRRFLFDFLVECLESKYVRYCDAGFKVWSRLPLCMNTRRLIVDVAEEVRRWRDLAGMVPDEIIDWEMSYSLGKWTDFDIEAFETGAEIDGDILQILVEEIVIDLLECRLGSL, from the exons ATGAATGAGAATACGGAGAAAGCGTCGTCGTGTTTGGCGATTAATACAGAGAAACGAGCGCATAGACCTGGTGGTTGCGCTGGGATTTTCTTTCAGCTTTTCGATTGGAACCGGAAGTTCGCCAAGAAGAAGCTCTTCTCCAAGAAATTGCCTCCTCTAA TTCGTGCAAAACAAGCTTCTAAGAAGTTCAGAGGGGATGGGAAGATGCCCATTTCCAAGCTCCATTTG ATTGCTGATGAGAACAGTGGTGGTTTCCCAAATGTGAAGAAAAATGGGAATCGTAGGGCAGATTTAGATAAGAAGCATGAAATGCGGGCTCCGGGTTTGGTTGCTAGGCTAATGGGTCTTGAATCCATGCCAGCTGTGCATCGAGATAAGCCTAAGAAACCTACATTCTCTGGTAATTATGATAACGGGGATGATAAATTTGTGGGTACGCATGGTGGGTTTGATAAGGGGGAGTTGAATTTGGAGAAAGGAGGAACAAAGCAAGAATCAAGGCCTCAGAAGCTGCAAAAGACGGGCCCGTCTGACAGACGGGCAGTGAGTAGGTTTGGAGCTGAAGCATTCCACATTAAGAGTGTTTTGTCACGGTCCAGAAAGCAGCATCATAATCTCCCGAAGTTTGTTTCTCCCGTGAAGAGTCCAAGGATTTCCTCCGGGAGGAATGTGTCTCGCAGCTCTCGTTTAATTGGCGCTGCTACTAGGATTTTGGAACCTGGGTTGCAAGCTACAAGCAGAGCTAAATCCGCTCTTACTTATTCGAGTTCTATGCATTATTGTCCCAATGATGAGATTGTGATGGAGGAAACCGGGTGTATATCACCGGATATGCTGAAAGAATCCTGTTATAATGTGTGTTCAACGAAGCCTTTGATGGGGCAGACTTCTTGTAAAAATTGTGGTAATTTGGTGGATTTCAGACCAGATGCTGAGGAACAACCGTCTGCTCTTTTTGCTTCAAATTTTGTCAATGCCTCTTCTCAGGATTCAGGATGGAGTAAACCAAGGCCACCAGCATCCTCACATGAGCAAGAAAGAGATGCACTTTTCCAGAGAAGCAAGGACAATGATGTTTCACTTGTTGCTCAAGAAGAGGACAATATTCGAATTCGTAATGAACCAATTACAGAAGGTCATGAACAATCGCATTTGTCGAGCCAAACACGCAAGCCTCAAAAGGATGAATCGTCTTCCATTGCTTGCAAGCACAGGAAGCAACCTCAGGATCATATTTTGTTAGGCAGGGATAGAATCCCACCTAGGTCTAAACTAAATAATCTGCAGAGTCGAAGGGTCCCATCAGCTGGAAATGCCACTAGTGGGAACAAGGATTTTGTTGCTTTGAACCGAAGTCTAAGCGGTCGAATCAGGCCGAGGATGCCTACCAAGGTCGACAGTTCTAAGTTTGACATGGAGAGGAAGGATTGTAATGGACGAGATGATTCTTTACCACAGTTAAGGACTGCAGTACGAAAAAGGAGGACGATAAATGGGAGTGGGCAAGCTGAAAATACAGGTTTGGCCAGTTCGACTTTtgcaaaacaaagaaatggTCGGTCTGATACTTCTACTGGAAAAGGCATGGGGCTTCATGCTCACTCAATGAACCGAAATTGTGTCAAAAGTAGATTAGCCAATCAGGGAGATGGAAAAAGAGCTGATGGAAATAAGGAAACTGATGTTAtttcttttacatttaattCCCCTATAAGGCACAAGACTGGAATTCCCACCGAAATGGAGGAAAGTAGGAGGGATGAGGATGGAAAGATGTCTTTTCAAAAGCCATTATCATTGAGAAGAGATGCTTTAGGTTCCCTACTGGAACAAAAGTTGAAGGAATTGACTTGTCAAGAAGATGATGAGTTGACAACGGGTGCTCCAGCCAAGCGATCCACTGCTAAAATTCTCCAAGAGTTAATATCTGCTTTGACTGGAGAGCAGCATTTCTCAGAGGATGGTAATATGTTCAACAAGGAGATAGCTTTCAAG ACTAAAGCAGAGATAGAAAGAATAGCTGCAAGTGCGCGTGAAGGTCATCATCATCTTAGCCCTGGATCTGTTCTTGAAGCTTCGTTCTCTTCTAGTAGTCTGGATGAAAGCCCAG TTCCAGGACATAGGTTGTGCCCTGATTCCATGGATTACTCCTGCGATCGGTTGCAACCATTGGGATCCAATGCTGATCTTTTGGATTCTGCAACCTCATTGGATAATGGGAGGACTGTTAGTGAGGTGGTGATTGATTTTGTCAGAAACGTCTCTAAAATGTTAGACATTATCAATCTTACTGGGACCAGATTGAGTGGAAGTAAGCTCACCCATGCAAAGGAGGTAATCTTGAATGCTGAACTGTTGTTTGGAACTACAACATCATATTATTTAGATGGAATGAACGGTTTTCTCGTCAGTCCCTGTCTCCTTGATGATCTGGAATCTTTTGCTCATGCTGCATGGACAAATTCCAAGGACTTTGTTGGTTTAGAGGACAGCATAGAGGGAAATCAGCTTAGGAGATTTCTTTTTGATTTCCTCGTAGAATGTCTAGAATCAAAATATGTTCGATACTGTGATGCTGGATTCAAGGTGTGGTCAAGACTACCATTATGCATGAATACAAGGAGGTTGATTGTAGATGTTGCAGAGGAGGTTAGAAGGTGGAGAGATTTGGCTGGTATGGTTCCTGATGAGATAATAGATTGGGAGATGAGTTATTCCTTGGGGAAATGGACAGATTTTGATATTGAAGCATTTGAGACTGGTGCTGAGATTGATGGGGACATACTTCAAATTCTAGTAGAGGAAATTGTGATTGACCTTTTGGAATGCAGGCTAGGTTCCTTGTGA
- the LOC133859283 gene encoding uncharacterized protein LOC133859283 — MLCPKPKQSKQHSQASNPSTMAETNGPLRQTQQPNPTLQSIFHGLDPVSLILSQNSNPDKPVPLTLITESFIMERGPRYRAYAELRESKLRRKQIREQEPEEYEPKMTPPKKQVKFQANLVSRPKGSSVLAQSVPDFSAALRKENRKPVTTLPPMLEMTPPSKNWSKVNGVLSNARGSKSANAGEKRGGLMARKSYASVEELKGLSSAAANAITGENRRGRSSRGVGKTVLGYRQF, encoded by the coding sequence ATGCTCTGTCCCAAACCGAAACAGAGCAAGCAACATAGCCAAGCCTCAAATCCATCAACAATGGCAGAGACAAACGGCCCCCTGCGACAAACCCAGCAGCCAAATCCGACGCTCCAATCTATCTTCCACGGCCTCGACCCCGTATCTCTAATCCTCTCTCAGAATTCAAACCCCGACAAACCCGTTCCTCTCACACTCATCACAGAGAGCTTCATCATGGAGAGAGGCCCCAGATACCGAGCATACGCAGAACTGCGAGAATCAAAGCTGAGAAGGAAGCAGATAAGGGAACAAGAACCGGAAGAATATGAGCCAAAAATGACCCCTCCGAAGAAACAGGTcaaatttcaagcgaatttggtCTCTAGGCCTAAAGGGTCCTCCGTTCTTGCGCAGTCGGTGCCAGATTTCTCAGCGGCATTACGAAAAGAGAACAGGAAGCCGGTGACGACGCTTCCTCCGATGCTGGAGATGACGCCGCCATCAAAGAACTGGTCGAAAGTTAACGGAGTTCTGTCGAATGCGAGAGGGAGCAAGTCGGCAAATGCAGGGGAGAAGAGGGGTGGATTGATGGCAAGGAAGAGCTATGCAAGCGTTGAGGAATTGAAGGGGCTCTCTTCGGCCGCAGCGAATGCGATTACTGGTGAAAACAGGAGAGGGAGGAGCAGCAGAGGGGTGGGGAAGACTGTTCTGGGGTACAGACAGTTTTGA